One genomic region from Prochlorococcus marinus CUG1433 encodes:
- the mgtE gene encoding magnesium transporter, producing the protein MDENNLETITTLSSDLNTRENITIQLEELLVAGNYDEAKLLLEPSQPVDIADAIGSLPLILQALAFRLLKKNEAIEVYEYLDPVVQQTLLDRLRSGEVLEIVEKMSPDDRVQLFDELPAKVVRKFLSALSPGERKVTAELLGYEPETAGRLMTTEFIDLKEMQTAAEALSLVRKRAPFTETIYSLYVTDKERHLTGILSLRDLVTADPSKPIGDVMTKDVVNITTNTNQEEVARAIQRYDFLALPVVDKEKRLVGIVTVDDLIDVIEQEATRDIYAAGAVQPGDEDDYFQSSLFTIARRRILWLLILVLANGLTTKVIAMNDQILKEIVLLAAFIPLLIGTGGNVGAQSSTVVIRGLSTQKLKSLGAIKAVAKEAITGALLGILMMLVVFPFAWWQGEGPLIASAVGISLISITTLAATTGAILPLLFDRMRLDPALMSSPFITTVTDIAGVFIYLSTAKWLLSSSFL; encoded by the coding sequence ATGGATGAAAATAATCTTGAAACGATTACAACCCTATCTTCAGATTTAAATACTCGAGAAAATATTACTATTCAACTTGAAGAATTGTTAGTTGCAGGAAATTATGACGAGGCAAAATTACTTCTAGAGCCTTCTCAACCTGTTGATATTGCAGATGCTATTGGAAGCCTTCCACTAATATTGCAGGCATTAGCATTTCGATTGTTAAAGAAAAATGAGGCAATTGAGGTTTATGAATATTTAGATCCAGTAGTTCAACAAACTTTATTAGACAGACTTCGTTCAGGCGAAGTTCTAGAAATTGTTGAAAAGATGTCTCCTGATGATAGGGTTCAACTTTTTGATGAATTACCTGCAAAAGTTGTAAGGAAATTTTTATCTGCACTTAGTCCTGGTGAAAGAAAAGTAACAGCTGAATTACTTGGATATGAGCCTGAGACTGCTGGAAGATTAATGACTACTGAATTCATAGATCTTAAAGAAATGCAAACAGCAGCAGAGGCACTTTCTTTGGTCAGAAAAAGAGCTCCATTTACAGAAACAATATACAGTTTGTATGTAACGGATAAAGAAAGGCACTTAACAGGTATCCTCTCTTTGAGAGACTTAGTAACTGCAGATCCTTCTAAGCCGATTGGAGATGTAATGACAAAAGATGTAGTTAATATAACTACTAATACAAATCAAGAAGAAGTCGCAAGAGCAATTCAAAGATATGATTTTTTGGCGCTCCCAGTAGTGGATAAAGAAAAAAGACTTGTCGGGATTGTAACTGTCGATGATTTGATTGATGTTATCGAGCAAGAAGCAACAAGAGATATTTATGCAGCGGGGGCAGTTCAACCCGGAGATGAGGATGACTATTTTCAAAGTAGTTTGTTTACGATAGCTCGAAGAAGAATTTTGTGGTTGTTAATTTTGGTTTTAGCAAATGGTTTGACGACAAAAGTAATTGCGATGAATGATCAAATATTAAAAGAAATAGTATTATTGGCTGCATTTATTCCGCTTCTCATAGGTACTGGTGGAAACGTTGGAGCTCAAAGTTCAACTGTTGTTATTAGAGGTTTAAGCACCCAGAAGTTGAAGTCTCTTGGTGCAATTAAGGCAGTTGCTAAAGAGGCAATAACAGGTGCTCTTTTAGGTATTTTGATGATGCTGGTAGTATTCCCCTTTGCTTGGTGGCAAGGAGAAGGTCCTTTAATAGCATCTGCTGTAGGGATAAGTTTAATATCAATAACAACTTTAGCTGCTACGACAGGAGCTATTCTTCCTTTGTTGTTTGACAGAATGAGATTGGATCCAGCCTTAATGTCTTCTCCTTTTATAACTACTGTTACTGATATTGCAGGTGTTTTTATTTATCTAAGTACTGCAAAATGGTTATTAAGCTCTTCATTCCTTTAA
- a CDS encoding RpoD/SigA family RNA polymerase sigma factor: protein MSSETLSENKLTTIASLKASNDVDLVRSYLRDIGRVPLLSHEQEITLGRQVQEYMQVERAELEIIELTGDKPSVDELSEKLNLSSSIIKKRLRAGQRAKERMVAANLRLVVSVAKKYTKRNMELLDLIQEGTIGLVRGVEKFDPARGYKFSTYAYWWIRQGITRAIAEKSRAIRLPIHITEMLNKLKKGQRELSQEMSRTPTVSELAKYVELPEEDVKDLMCKAGQPVSLETKVGDGEDTVLLDLLAGGEDLPDEQIEMDCMRGDLHSLLHQLPDLQCRVLRMRYGMDGDEPMSLTGIGRVLGISRDRVRNLERDGLRGLRRLSDNVEAYFVS from the coding sequence ATGTCCTCTGAAACATTAAGTGAGAATAAATTAACTACAATCGCAAGCTTAAAAGCTAGTAACGATGTCGACCTTGTTAGATCTTATTTGAGAGATATTGGTAGAGTTCCTCTACTTTCTCATGAGCAAGAAATTACTTTAGGTAGGCAGGTTCAGGAATATATGCAAGTCGAAAGAGCAGAATTAGAAATTATTGAATTAACAGGAGATAAACCCAGCGTTGACGAATTATCAGAAAAATTAAATCTATCCTCTTCCATAATCAAGAAAAGATTAAGAGCTGGACAAAGAGCTAAAGAAAGAATGGTGGCCGCAAATTTGAGGTTAGTTGTAAGTGTTGCAAAAAAATATACTAAGAGAAATATGGAACTATTAGATTTAATTCAGGAGGGAACAATTGGGCTTGTAAGGGGAGTTGAGAAATTTGATCCAGCCAGAGGTTATAAGTTTTCTACATATGCATATTGGTGGATTAGGCAGGGTATTACTAGAGCAATTGCTGAAAAAAGTAGAGCAATAAGGCTACCAATTCACATTACTGAGATGTTGAATAAATTGAAAAAAGGTCAAAGAGAGCTGAGTCAAGAGATGTCTAGAACCCCAACAGTAAGTGAACTTGCAAAATACGTAGAGCTGCCAGAAGAAGATGTTAAAGATTTGATGTGTAAAGCTGGACAACCAGTTAGTCTTGAAACCAAGGTTGGTGATGGTGAAGACACAGTTTTATTAGATCTACTAGCAGGTGGTGAGGATTTGCCAGACGAACAAATAGAGATGGATTGTATGAGAGGCGATCTTCACTCCCTACTACATCAATTGCCTGATCTTCAATGTAGAGTTTTAAGAATGAGATACGGTATGGATGGAGACGAGCCAATGTCTCTTACAGGAATCGGGAGGGTATTAGGAATTAGTAGAGATCGAGTAAGAAATCTAGAACGAGATGGATTGAGAGGCTTAAGAAGACTTAGTGATAATGTAGAAGCTTATTTTGTTTCCTGA
- a CDS encoding alpha/beta fold hydrolase has translation MSLKKSETWKWKNWEISWSLSKQSTSKKNIKVLLIHGFGASKNHWRHNQDFLGNFSNCYAIDLLGFGKSSQPNALLNYEPEKENSIKYSFDLWGNQISTFCAEVIKSPVYLVGNSIGGVIALKAAENLKDNCKGVILIDCAQRTMDDKRLKKSNIIMNLLRPVLKTIVRQRVISNTLFTRAANPKVIKKILEQAYPSGKNVDEELIKILYQPSQRQNSKEAFRGFINLFDDYLATDLFDKVDIPIQLIWGEKDPWESLGEAKEWKKKFKNIKRLDIIEGAGHCPHDEEPEKTNNLIHEFLQETK, from the coding sequence GTGTCTTTAAAAAAATCTGAAACTTGGAAGTGGAAAAATTGGGAAATTTCTTGGTCTTTATCAAAACAATCTACGTCTAAAAAAAATATTAAAGTTTTATTAATTCATGGATTTGGGGCATCAAAAAACCACTGGAGACATAATCAAGATTTTCTTGGTAATTTTTCTAACTGCTACGCAATTGACTTATTAGGATTTGGAAAAAGCAGTCAGCCTAATGCTTTATTAAATTATGAACCTGAAAAAGAAAACTCAATTAAATATTCATTTGACTTATGGGGTAATCAAATATCAACATTTTGTGCAGAAGTAATAAAATCTCCTGTTTACTTGGTAGGAAATTCAATTGGTGGTGTTATTGCATTGAAAGCAGCCGAAAACCTTAAAGATAATTGCAAGGGCGTTATTTTGATTGATTGTGCACAAAGAACTATGGATGATAAACGTTTAAAAAAAAGTAATATCATAATGAATCTACTAAGACCCGTTCTTAAAACAATAGTCAGGCAAAGAGTAATAAGTAATACACTTTTTACAAGAGCTGCTAATCCAAAAGTTATAAAAAAAATACTTGAACAAGCTTACCCTTCAGGAAAAAATGTAGATGAAGAATTGATTAAAATACTTTATCAACCCTCTCAAAGGCAAAATTCTAAAGAAGCATTCCGTGGATTTATTAACTTATTTGATGACTATCTTGCTACAGATCTTTTTGATAAGGTTGACATACCAATCCAACTAATATGGGGAGAAAAAGATCCCTGGGAATCATTAGGTGAAGCAAAAGAATGGAAGAAGAAGTTTAAAAATATTAAAAGATTAGATATTATTGAGGGCGCCGGACATTGCCCACATGATGAAGAACCTGAAAAAACAAATAATTTAATACATGAATTTCTTCAGGAAACAAAATAA
- a CDS encoding carbohydrate kinase — protein sequence MKKRKVICVGEALVDRIRNESNQGFTDFLGGAPANVACALRKLKIDSTFIGSLGGDDCGKKFITQFNKLDVNLDFLQLDNNSSTRVVNVDRDQFGDRFFSGFEESSHSCFADEVLRKKLIEKKILKLEKSFLETKYLITGTILLSCPISAEAIVFLLEQAKKFEVKIVIDLNWREVFWDHSSFSSEITKAARVNLIKKFLNNANILKLAKEEANLFFDDDNPFLISQKLSNRPDVIITDGKNPVSWYINELQGITETPTSQKIVDTTGAGDAFLAGLISKFISSGYPLNKQKIEDYIKFAGVCGFLTCLGEGAIEQQPDYEKVNKFLGSLIS from the coding sequence ATGAAAAAGAGAAAGGTCATATGTGTTGGAGAGGCTTTAGTAGACAGAATTAGAAATGAGTCAAATCAAGGATTTACAGATTTTTTGGGTGGTGCACCGGCTAATGTTGCTTGTGCTCTAAGAAAATTAAAAATAGATTCAACATTTATAGGAAGTTTGGGTGGTGATGATTGTGGAAAAAAATTTATTACGCAATTTAATAAATTGGACGTTAACTTAGATTTCTTGCAATTAGATAATAATTCATCTACTCGCGTGGTTAATGTAGATAGAGATCAATTTGGAGATCGTTTTTTTTCAGGATTTGAGGAGAGTTCTCATTCATGCTTTGCAGACGAAGTTCTTAGAAAGAAATTAATCGAAAAAAAAATTTTAAAGTTGGAGAAATCTTTTCTAGAAACAAAATATTTGATTACAGGAACGATTTTATTATCATGTCCAATTTCAGCAGAAGCTATTGTTTTTCTTCTTGAACAGGCTAAAAAATTTGAAGTCAAAATAGTTATTGATTTGAATTGGAGAGAGGTCTTTTGGGATCATTCAAGTTTTTCTTCAGAAATTACTAAAGCCGCGAGAGTTAATTTAATCAAGAAATTTTTAAATAATGCAAATATTTTAAAACTTGCTAAGGAAGAAGCAAATTTGTTTTTTGATGATGATAATCCATTTCTAATTTCTCAAAAATTGTCTAATAGACCAGATGTAATAATAACTGATGGAAAAAATCCCGTTTCATGGTACATCAATGAATTGCAGGGAATTACCGAAACTCCCACTTCTCAAAAAATTGTTGATACAACTGGCGCAGGGGATGCTTTTCTCGCAGGCTTAATTTCAAAATTTATTTCTTCTGGCTATCCTTTAAATAAACAGAAGATAGAAGATTACATTAAGTTCGCCGGTGTTTGTGGATTTTTAACTTGTCTTGGTGAAGGAGCCATAGAGCAACAACCAGACTATGAGAAAGTTAATAAATTTTTGGGATCTCTTATTTCGTAG
- the tsaE gene encoding tRNA (adenosine(37)-N6)-threonylcarbamoyltransferase complex ATPase subunit type 1 TsaE, with amino-acid sequence MFVENLKETLNLGKKLSHKLNPQSIVLLQGPIGAGKTSFVQGIAKGLSISDDITSPSFALSHHYNSGKIPLIHLDLYRLENVSSAKEVFFSEEEEAIQRQAILVIEWPELIESVVDNFWKIEISYAKNFGRHYEIRDPKNLLTFS; translated from the coding sequence GTGTTTGTTGAGAATTTAAAAGAGACTTTAAATTTAGGGAAAAAACTCTCACACAAATTAAATCCTCAATCAATTGTTTTATTACAGGGTCCAATTGGGGCTGGGAAAACTTCATTTGTTCAAGGGATTGCCAAAGGCTTATCAATCTCTGATGACATTACAAGCCCTTCATTTGCTTTATCGCATCACTATAACTCCGGAAAAATTCCACTCATTCACCTTGATTTGTACAGGTTAGAAAATGTTTCTTCAGCAAAAGAAGTTTTTTTTTCAGAAGAAGAAGAGGCAATACAGAGACAAGCTATTTTAGTTATTGAATGGCCAGAATTAATAGAATCAGTAGTTGATAATTTCTGGAAAATAGAAATTAGTTACGCAAAAAATTTTGGAAGGCACTACGAAATAAGAGATCCCAAAAATTTATTAACTTTCTCATAG
- a CDS encoding adenosylhomocysteinase: MVIADSIKTSTPNYVIADISLSDFGRKEIKIAETEMPGLMALRDKYQSEKPLKGAKIAGSLHMTIQTAVLIETLVDLGAEVKWASCNIFSTQDHAAAAIADQGISVYAKKGETLDEYWQYTHNILDWGSDSPNMILDDGGDATGLLILGSKAEKDLSVLDNPGNEEEIALFNSIKSKLENDSDFYSRIKSNIIGVTEETTTGVARLYQLQKQNALPFPAINVNDSVTKSKFDNLYGCRESLVDSIKRATDVMIAGKVALVMGFGDVGKGSAQSLRGLGAIVKVAEVDPICALQAAMEGFSVVTLDDVVEDIDIFVTATGNYQVITNENLVKMKDEAIVCNIGHFDNEIDVASLKDYPWENIKPQVDHITLPSGNKIILLAEGRLVNLGCATGHPSFVMSNSFTNQVLAQIELFNKSEKYAKEVYVLPKHLDEMVARLHLDKIGAKLTKLTKEQADYINVSVEGPYKPDLYRY, from the coding sequence ATGGTTATCGCAGATTCAATTAAGACCTCTACACCTAATTACGTTATCGCTGATATCTCTTTATCAGATTTTGGTCGTAAAGAAATTAAAATTGCAGAAACGGAAATGCCTGGATTAATGGCACTTAGAGATAAATATCAATCTGAAAAGCCACTAAAAGGAGCAAAAATAGCTGGAAGTCTTCATATGACTATTCAAACAGCGGTCTTAATTGAAACTCTTGTTGATCTTGGTGCTGAAGTAAAATGGGCTTCATGTAATATTTTTTCAACTCAAGATCATGCTGCTGCAGCTATTGCAGATCAAGGAATTTCTGTATACGCAAAAAAAGGTGAGACGCTTGATGAATATTGGCAATACACTCACAATATCCTTGATTGGGGTTCAGACTCTCCAAATATGATTCTTGATGATGGGGGAGATGCAACTGGCTTATTGATACTCGGTAGTAAAGCAGAAAAAGATTTATCTGTTTTAGATAATCCTGGTAATGAAGAAGAAATTGCTTTATTCAATTCTATTAAGTCTAAGTTGGAAAATGACAGTGATTTCTATTCTAGAATTAAGAGTAATATCATCGGTGTCACTGAAGAAACTACAACGGGAGTTGCAAGACTTTATCAGCTGCAAAAGCAAAATGCTTTACCTTTCCCTGCTATCAACGTTAATGATTCAGTAACTAAGAGTAAATTTGATAATTTATATGGTTGTCGTGAATCTCTAGTTGACAGTATTAAGCGTGCTACTGACGTGATGATTGCTGGGAAGGTTGCTTTAGTTATGGGTTTTGGAGATGTAGGTAAAGGTTCAGCTCAGTCTCTAAGAGGACTTGGTGCAATTGTAAAAGTTGCTGAAGTCGATCCAATTTGTGCACTTCAAGCGGCTATGGAAGGTTTTAGCGTTGTTACATTAGACGATGTTGTGGAAGACATAGATATATTTGTTACAGCAACTGGGAACTATCAGGTGATAACAAACGAAAATCTTGTCAAGATGAAAGATGAGGCCATAGTCTGCAATATCGGCCATTTCGATAATGAAATTGATGTGGCTTCTTTGAAAGATTATCCATGGGAAAATATTAAGCCGCAAGTTGATCACATAACTTTACCGAGTGGCAATAAAATAATTCTTTTAGCTGAGGGTAGATTAGTTAACTTGGGTTGTGCTACTGGACATCCAAGTTTTGTTATGAGTAATTCTTTTACTAATCAAGTACTAGCTCAAATTGAACTTTTCAATAAGTCAGAAAAATATGCTAAGGAGGTTTATGTTTTACCAAAACACTTAGATGAAATGGTAGCTAGATTACATCTAGATAAAATTGGCGCAAAACTAACAAAATTGACTAAGGAACAAGCTGATTATATTAATGTTTCTGTTGAAGGTCCTTATAAACCAGATCTTTATAGATACTAA
- a CDS encoding DedA family protein gives MSLIFVNFLTSIPDYISLAVEKNSTIAYLTICLAMFLENIIPPIPSEIIMPLGGFFVYQQKLNFYILVFWGLIGTILGSLPWYYLGRLVNEKRLSNFLDKKGKYLGISSNDLIKSKRWFDKYGVSLVFWGRLVPGIRTLISIPAGIELMPLRKFLIWTTFGSLIWVALLTYAGYLFGENYPIIETYLDQVKYFVKPILILIFLYFLIKFFIRFFKKNKA, from the coding sequence TTGAGTTTAATTTTTGTAAATTTTCTTACTTCAATCCCTGACTATATTAGTTTGGCTGTTGAAAAGAATTCAACAATTGCATACCTCACTATTTGTTTGGCTATGTTTTTAGAAAACATAATACCTCCAATCCCTTCGGAAATAATAATGCCATTGGGAGGGTTTTTTGTTTATCAACAAAAATTGAATTTTTATATTTTAGTTTTTTGGGGATTAATTGGAACTATTTTAGGATCATTGCCTTGGTATTATTTAGGTAGATTGGTAAATGAAAAAAGACTTTCAAATTTTCTAGATAAAAAAGGAAAATATTTAGGAATTTCGTCCAATGATTTAATTAAAAGTAAAAGGTGGTTTGATAAATACGGGGTTTCTTTAGTTTTTTGGGGCCGATTAGTACCAGGTATAAGAACTTTAATTTCTATTCCCGCAGGCATAGAACTTATGCCATTAAGAAAATTTTTGATTTGGACTACGTTTGGGAGCTTGATATGGGTAGCACTTCTTACTTATGCAGGGTATTTATTTGGTGAAAATTATCCAATTATTGAAACTTATTTAGATCAAGTTAAATATTTTGTTAAACCTATTTTAATTTTAATATTCTTATATTTTTTAATAAAGTTTTTTATTAGATTTTTTAAAAAAAATAAAGCTTAG
- a CDS encoding single-stranded DNA-binding protein encodes MEINTINLVGRAGREPDVKYFESGSIVANFTLAVNRRSRDEEPDWFNLEIWGKQAQIAADYVKKGSLIGITGSFKIDSWKDKNSGEDRYKPVVRVDRLNLLSSRKESENNQYSNNSNSNDIPF; translated from the coding sequence ATGGAAATTAACACTATTAACTTAGTTGGCAGAGCTGGTAGAGAACCAGATGTCAAATATTTTGAATCTGGCAGCATTGTAGCTAATTTCACTCTTGCAGTTAATAGAAGAAGCAGAGATGAAGAGCCAGACTGGTTTAATTTAGAGATATGGGGTAAACAAGCACAAATAGCAGCAGATTACGTAAAAAAAGGTTCTTTAATTGGAATTACAGGAAGCTTTAAAATTGATAGTTGGAAAGATAAAAATTCTGGAGAAGATAGATACAAACCAGTTGTTAGAGTGGATAGATTAAATTTACTGAGCTCAAGAAAAGAATCTGAAAATAACCAATATTCTAACAATAGTAACTCTAACGATATCCCCTTCTAA
- a CDS encoding rod shape-determining protein, whose amino-acid sequence MFNRFKFSRDIGIDLGTANTLIHVSGKGVVLQEPSVVAMDLEEGVPLAVGKEAKLMLGRTPGNIRAVRPLRDGVIADFDAAEQMIKTFIQKCNEGKGLLAPRIVIGIPSGVTSVERRAVREAGLAGAREVHLIDEPVAAAIGASLPVTEPIGTMIVDIGGGTTEVAVLSLGGTVLSESVRIAGDEINESIALYLKKVHNLVVGERTSEDIKIKIGSAFPDDDFDKTSLEVRGLHLLSGLPRSVTLTSGEIREAMADPLSKIVEAVKRTLERTPPELAADIVDRGIMLAGGGALVRGINDLVSDETGIFTHIAENPLLCVVNGCGEVLDDFKKLKRVVDTPDFIRNAIRD is encoded by the coding sequence ATTTTTAACAGATTTAAATTTTCTAGAGACATTGGCATTGATTTAGGAACGGCCAATACTCTCATACATGTTTCAGGTAAGGGAGTTGTTTTGCAAGAGCCGTCTGTAGTGGCAATGGATTTAGAAGAAGGAGTTCCTTTGGCAGTTGGTAAGGAGGCAAAATTAATGCTTGGAAGAACCCCCGGTAATATAAGAGCTGTAAGACCACTAAGAGATGGGGTTATCGCAGATTTTGATGCGGCAGAGCAAATGATAAAAACATTTATTCAAAAATGTAACGAAGGTAAGGGCTTATTAGCTCCAAGAATAGTTATTGGTATTCCAAGCGGAGTTACAAGTGTTGAGCGCAGAGCAGTCAGAGAAGCTGGGTTAGCTGGAGCAAGAGAAGTCCACTTAATCGACGAACCTGTGGCAGCTGCAATAGGAGCTTCACTACCAGTAACTGAGCCAATTGGGACTATGATTGTCGATATTGGTGGTGGTACCACCGAGGTTGCAGTATTAAGTCTGGGTGGCACTGTATTAAGTGAATCAGTTCGAATCGCTGGCGATGAAATCAATGAATCAATTGCTCTATATCTTAAAAAAGTTCACAACTTAGTAGTTGGAGAAAGAACTTCAGAAGATATTAAGATCAAAATAGGATCTGCATTTCCAGACGATGACTTTGATAAAACTTCCTTGGAGGTTAGAGGTTTGCATCTGTTATCAGGTTTGCCAAGGTCAGTTACTTTGACATCTGGAGAAATTCGAGAAGCCATGGCTGATCCATTAAGTAAAATAGTTGAAGCTGTTAAAAGAACTTTAGAGAGAACACCCCCTGAACTCGCTGCAGATATTGTTGATAGAGGTATTATGCTTGCAGGGGGCGGGGCTTTAGTTAGAGGCATTAATGATTTGGTGAGCGATGAAACAGGGATATTTACTCACATAGCAGAGAACCCACTTCTCTGTGTAGTTAATGGTTGTGGAGAGGTCTTGGATGACTTTAAAAAACTAAAAAGAGTTGTTGATACACCTGACTTTATAAGGAACGCGATAAGAGATTAA
- the mreC gene encoding rod shape-determining protein MreC, with protein sequence MFDIRRISNSRWWHKKKNWTLLVIFLFLMFIRISKGSLYKDFYYFISKPFWPGPYQKEIILESLDQESLIQLNLLKKDNLRLRKILFLQESSNSDNISAAVISRKTGGWWRQIILNKGSKDGVEIGSAVIGPGGLLGRINSTSFFTSSVTLLTSPESKVGVWLDRIQISGLLIGSGDNYPSLILYSKDADLKIGDLVSSSPASTLLPPNIPIGIVQSLDESLRSRKTAKIFLLAKPQVIDWVQILKVKS encoded by the coding sequence ATGTTTGATATCCGACGAATTTCTAATAGTCGTTGGTGGCACAAAAAGAAAAATTGGACATTGTTAGTAATTTTTTTATTTTTGATGTTTATACGAATATCAAAAGGTTCACTTTATAAGGATTTTTATTATTTTATTTCAAAACCATTTTGGCCTGGTCCATATCAAAAAGAAATTATTCTTGAGAGCTTAGATCAAGAATCTCTAATACAATTAAATCTACTAAAAAAAGATAATTTAAGATTGCGGAAAATTTTATTTCTTCAAGAATCATCTAATAGCGATAATATTTCAGCGGCTGTTATTTCAAGAAAAACGGGTGGTTGGTGGAGACAAATAATATTAAACAAAGGTTCAAAAGATGGAGTTGAAATTGGAAGTGCTGTTATTGGCCCAGGTGGATTATTAGGAAGAATAAACAGTACTTCTTTTTTTACTTCGTCGGTTACCTTATTGACCTCTCCAGAAAGTAAAGTAGGGGTATGGCTGGATAGAATACAGATTAGTGGATTACTAATCGGTTCAGGAGATAATTACCCCAGCTTAATACTTTATTCAAAAGATGCTGATTTAAAGATCGGAGATCTTGTTTCATCTTCCCCTGCTAGTACTTTATTACCTCCAAATATCCCTATTGGTATTGTCCAATCTTTAGACGAGTCATTGAGATCTAGAAAAACGGCAAAAATATTTCTTTTGGCAAAACCTCAGGTAATAGATTGGGTGCAGATTTTAAAAGTGAAAAGTTAA
- a CDS encoding response regulator yields the protein MSKARILVVDDEPAVLKVLVTRLQLAGYQVFSATNGEEALESFHRDSPDLIVLDVMLPKMDGFAVCRRIRAESVVPIIFLTALEAISERVAGLDLGADDYLSKPFSPKELEARIATILRRMGPTVSVTETKEVPSGKGVMKFGSLVVDTNRRQVSRAGERISLTYTEFSLLELLFDEPGKVVPRAEILEQLWGYPPRRAADLRVVDVYVARLRGKLEPDPRNPELILTVRGIGYASQRVGETATSLAS from the coding sequence ATGTCAAAAGCAAGAATTTTAGTTGTTGATGATGAGCCAGCAGTTCTTAAGGTGTTAGTTACAAGACTTCAACTAGCAGGATATCAAGTTTTTTCTGCAACTAATGGTGAAGAAGCTCTTGAATCTTTTCACAGAGATTCTCCAGACTTGATAGTTCTTGATGTTATGCTCCCGAAAATGGATGGATTTGCAGTATGCCGCAGAATTAGGGCCGAGTCCGTAGTACCAATAATATTCCTAACTGCTTTAGAAGCGATTTCAGAAAGAGTCGCAGGATTGGACTTAGGAGCAGATGATTACTTATCAAAACCATTTAGCCCGAAAGAGTTAGAGGCTAGGATTGCTACTATTTTGAGAAGAATGGGCCCCACTGTATCTGTTACCGAAACGAAAGAGGTTCCATCTGGTAAAGGAGTGATGAAATTTGGAAGTTTAGTTGTTGATACTAATAGAAGACAAGTTTCTAGAGCCGGGGAAAGAATAAGCCTTACTTATACTGAATTTAGTCTTCTGGAGTTATTGTTTGACGAGCCAGGTAAAGTCGTTCCTAGAGCTGAAATTTTAGAACAGTTATGGGGTTATCCGCCTAGGAGAGCAGCAGATTTAAGAGTTGTGGATGTATATGTAGCGAGATTAAGAGGTAAATTAGAACCGGATCCAAGAAATCCAGAGTTAATATTAACTGTTAGAGGGATTGGTTATGCATCACAAAGAGTCGGAGAAACAGCAACATCTTTGGCAAGTTGA